GACTTTTTCAGGTTCGACTAAGTAAAAGCATATTAACGAATTAATTTAAAATCATGAAACTCATCATCCAAATACCCTGTTACAATGAAGAACAAAGTTTACCTGTTACTTTTGCTGATTTGCCTCATAAAATTGAAGGAATTGACAAGATCGAAACCTTAATTATTAATGATGGCAGCACTGATAATACAATTGAAGTTGCAAAACAAATTGGAGTTGATCACATTATAAATTTTAAACGAAATAAAGGACTTGCAATGGCGTTTAGTGCCGGAATTGAAAAGTGTCTGGAGTTTGGAGCTGATATAATAGTTAACACAGATGCAGATAATCAATATTGTGGTGCAGATATAAGAAAATTAGTAAAACCGATTATAGATAAAAAAGCTGATGTTGTTATTGGAAACAGAGAAACTAATAAAATAGGGCATTTTTCGTGGATAAAAAAGAGACTCCAACAATCCGGTAGTAGCTTAGTCAGAAAATTATCAAATACTGATGTCCCTGATACTGTTAGTGGTTTTCGTGCTTTTTCAAAAGAAGCGGCACTTAGGATAAATGTACTTACGGAATTTTCTTATACCATTGAAAATTTGATTCAAATTGGTCATCAAAAACTAAAAATAATATCAGTTCCAATTAATATAAATGAAAAATTAAGAGAATCAAGATTATTTAAAAGTTTACCATCTTTTATAAGAAATCAATTAGCAACAATATTAAGAGTTTATGCTACATATAAAGCATTAAAAGTATTTACTACTATTGGATTAATAATAATATTACCCGGCATAGCAGGCTTTATTCGATTTCTTTATTATTACTTTACTGTTGGAGGCGAAGGTCATATCCAATCTTTAATATTTTCTACAACTTTAATAATAATTGGTTTTTTGGTTTTTA
Above is a genomic segment from Bacteroidales bacterium containing:
- a CDS encoding glycosyltransferase family 2 protein, producing the protein MKLIIQIPCYNEEQSLPVTFADLPHKIEGIDKIETLIINDGSTDNTIEVAKQIGVDHIINFKRNKGLAMAFSAGIEKCLEFGADIIVNTDADNQYCGADIRKLVKPIIDKKADVVIGNRETNKIGHFSWIKKRLQQSGSSLVRKLSNTDVPDTVSGFRAFSKEAALRINVLTEFSYTIENLIQIGHQKLKIISVPININEKLRESRLFKSLPSFIRNQLATILRVYATYKALKVFTTIGLIIILPGIAGFIRFLYYYFTVGGEGHIQSLIFSTTLIIIGFLVFMFGIISDLISNNRKLIEKTLYKIKKLELERKNE